A section of the Streptococcus oriscaviae genome encodes:
- the pcsB gene encoding peptidoglycan hydrolase PcsB has product MKKKILATLLLSTIVMTNVGNAAVVSANDVDNQITAQDNKINAITAQQAAAQAQVDEIQAQVNTILAEQEKLTAENERLEAESRSLSADIERLSADIVSRDAALKEQARSAQTDGSATSYINTILDSKSIVDAVSRVNAMREIVSANNRMLEQQKADKEEIAEKQKTNQEAINTVAANRQKLADDAQVLQVKQADLQVAQLNLAAEKATAENEKASLLEQKAAAEAAAKAAAEQQAAYQAQQAALAQQQQQPVAAPTVVPSSSASSDDGGSVSTYTPVATTTSSSSAAANNARYDASSYPVGECTWGVKSQLSWVGPYWGDAKHWLASAAAEGFRTGTTPQVGAIAVWTGGYYGHVALVIAVESSTNIQVSESNYMGRRYVGNHRGWFNPTTTSEGAVFYIYP; this is encoded by the coding sequence ATGAAGAAAAAAATTCTCGCCACCTTACTGTTAAGTACAATTGTAATGACGAATGTTGGAAATGCGGCTGTAGTAAGCGCTAATGATGTAGACAACCAGATTACAGCACAAGACAATAAAATCAACGCGATTACAGCTCAACAGGCTGCAGCTCAGGCTCAAGTGGACGAAATTCAAGCGCAAGTTAATACGATTCTTGCGGAACAGGAAAAACTGACAGCTGAAAACGAGCGTTTGGAAGCAGAATCTCGCTCTCTCAGTGCAGATATTGAGCGTCTGTCAGCAGATATTGTTTCTCGTGATGCAGCTTTGAAAGAACAAGCGCGTAGCGCACAGACAGATGGGTCGGCAACGAGCTATATCAACACTATTTTGGATTCGAAATCTATCGTTGATGCAGTATCTCGTGTGAATGCGATGCGTGAGATTGTTTCAGCAAACAACCGTATGTTGGAACAGCAAAAAGCTGATAAAGAAGAAATTGCTGAAAAGCAAAAAACAAACCAAGAAGCGATCAATACAGTTGCAGCTAACCGTCAAAAATTGGCGGATGATGCGCAAGTCTTGCAAGTAAAACAAGCGGATCTTCAGGTTGCACAATTGAACTTGGCGGCTGAAAAGGCAACTGCGGAAAATGAAAAGGCTTCTTTGTTAGAACAAAAGGCAGCTGCAGAAGCAGCTGCAAAGGCAGCAGCAGAACAGCAAGCGGCTTACCAAGCTCAACAAGCAGCCTTGGCTCAGCAGCAACAACAGCCGGTTGCAGCACCAACTGTTGTTCCTTCTTCAAGTGCATCGAGCGATGATGGTGGTTCGGTTTCAACCTATACACCAGTTGCAACGACAACAAGTAGTAGTTCAGCGGCGGCTAATAACGCTCGTTATGATGCTTCATCTTATCCAGTTGGTGAATGTACTTGGGGTGTGAAATCACAATTGTCATGGGTTGGTCCATATTGGGGTGATGCAAAACACTGGCTTGCTTCAGCAGCTGCGGAAGGCTTCCGCACAGGAACAACTCCACAAGTAGGTGCTATCGCAGTTTGGACAGGTGGCTACTACGGTCACGTTGCTTTGGTTATTGCAGTTGAAAGTTCAACCAATATTCAAGTTTCTGAATCAAACTACATGGGACGCCGTTATGTTGGTAACCATCGTGGTTGGTTTAACCCAACAACTACTTCAGAGGGTGCGGTGTTCTACATTTACCCATAA
- the mreD gene encoding rod shape-determining protein MreD, translating into MTKKYISYFAPLILFVAFLIDGQLSTLLINWAPDRVIIASHLLLMAGIFLTQYLPISYMIVLFTLLGLSYDLYYLGVLGIATTLFPLMAYIVYYFHQELGFKRITNLILLLVLVFGFEFTSFLFARLFHMTNLSMFIFVFYNLVPTLVFNFLLLLIFQPLFERFFGITNKT; encoded by the coding sequence ATGACAAAAAAATATATTTCCTATTTTGCCCCGCTGATTTTATTTGTTGCCTTTTTAATTGATGGGCAGCTGTCTACGCTACTAATCAACTGGGCGCCAGACAGAGTGATTATTGCTAGTCATTTGCTGCTGATGGCGGGGATTTTTTTGACCCAGTATTTACCAATTTCTTATATGATTGTGTTGTTTACTTTACTCGGTTTGAGCTATGATTTGTACTACTTGGGTGTTTTGGGTATTGCAACGACACTGTTTCCTTTGATGGCTTATATAGTGTATTATTTCCATCAGGAGTTGGGGTTTAAGCGGATTACAAATTTAATTCTCTTGTTGGTTTTGGTCTTTGGATTTGAGTTTACAAGCTTTCTCTTTGCTCGTTTGTTTCATATGACCAATCTGTCAATGTTTATCTTTGTTTTTTATAATTTGGTACCGACATTGGTCTTTAATTTCTTGCTGTTGCTGATTTTCCAACCTCTTTTCGAAAGGTTTTTTGGAATTACAAATAAGACATAG
- the mreC gene encoding rod shape-determining protein MreC: MNKISRLIIAGSIFLVLSLTLLFLTFGKGIRIPYLTDGIHFVLSPIHNLLAKPTQFLSEQKDVLSDLIEAYDENKELKQTVSSLESQIAEKDTLVKENESLRQSLGMVEMHADKHFIPGFVSVRTPASWSKQMIIDLGQNDGVSKSMLVVANGGLVGIVTSVEAESAVVKLLSNSDEFTKIPIKVSINSKEIYGILAGYDTDSNSFIINQLNGTDDIPIGSEVVTSDLAGTTPSNIQIGKVISVKSSTDNLNRELYVEPAADFSNLYSILVVGN; encoded by the coding sequence ATGAATAAAATATCTCGTTTGATTATCGCTGGTTCTATCTTTCTGGTTTTGTCGTTAACCTTGTTGTTTTTAACTTTTGGTAAAGGAATCCGGATTCCTTATTTAACAGACGGGATTCATTTTGTGCTGTCTCCCATCCACAATCTGCTTGCAAAGCCGACTCAATTTCTTTCTGAGCAAAAGGATGTTCTGTCGGATTTGATAGAGGCTTATGATGAGAATAAAGAATTGAAACAGACGGTATCTAGCTTGGAAAGTCAAATTGCTGAAAAGGATACTTTGGTCAAAGAAAATGAAAGTTTGCGCCAGAGTCTGGGTATGGTGGAGATGCATGCAGATAAGCATTTTATTCCAGGATTTGTATCTGTCCGGACACCTGCGTCATGGAGCAAGCAAATGATCATTGATCTTGGGCAAAACGATGGGGTCAGCAAGAGCATGTTGGTCGTTGCCAATGGAGGTCTTGTAGGGATTGTGACTTCTGTTGAGGCCGAATCAGCGGTTGTCAAACTCTTGTCTAATTCTGATGAGTTCACTAAAATTCCTATTAAAGTTTCCATCAATTCAAAGGAAATTTATGGTATTTTAGCTGGTTATGATACAGATAGCAATAGCTTTATTATCAATCAGTTGAATGGAACGGATGATATTCCTATTGGTAGTGAAGTAGTTACCAGTGATTTGGCAGGTACTACCCCCTCTAATATCCAAATTGGAAAAGTTATTTCTGTTAAGAGCAGCACGGATAATTTGAATAGAGAATTGTATGTTGAACCGGCAGCGGATTTCTCAAATCTTTATTCTATACTGGTGGTGGGGAATTAG